ttatagaaaaaaaaaaaatctcaccACAACAAGTGCcacgtttttgtttttaaaatgtttaatgcaaTTATTGCAGAATACTCGTGAAGTATTGCTTACAAGTGATCCcgaattacttaaaaaaaaaaacatgcgtTGACAACGACgactgataataattttatttttcaacgaaATATTCTcgtttatagaaaaatgtaaaaaaaaaggtgatGGTTTCTGAAGTTTGCATTGTCGCTCACGACGCCCATAAATAGCTGTCCTCGCTCAAAGTGCACTTTAGGGGAATTCATCAGTAGGGTCTTGCACTGCGGaactgcaatataatatacctatccgataataatacattgttacaattattgttcacTTCCCTCAGCTCGAGTACGGGGAGAGCGCTTGGCGGGAGGTGGTCCGGTTGGCCCGATGCAAGTGGTACGTGTTCAACACCCATCAGATATATCCGGACGGGCTGATGCCCGAGCTGGCCGCGGCCGCCGCTCAGCTGCTCACCGACCCGACGGACGGGCGAGGCGCGAACGTCGAACCGACCGCCGAAGGGTTCATGCGGTACTTCGGCCGGTGCTTCGTGCGGTTCTTCAGCAACTTGGGCTACGACGCGCCGATCCGGGCGACGGGCCGGTACTTTTGCGAGTTCCTCAAGAACGTGGACAACCTACACCTGCAAATGCGGTTCGCGTACCCCAAGATGAAGAGTCCGTCCATGTACATGTCGCACGTGGACCGTCACGGGTGCGTGCTCGTCTACCGGAGCACCAGGCGTGGGTTCACGCAGTATTTCATGGGTGAGTACggtttttttcgttattttttttttttttgcatatggCAGGGAGTAGGCCGGAAGTCCTAGTTCGAACGCATACTTGGTAGAATTTCTATAACCGTAGGTTTTTGGCATGCCCGATTGGGGGGTGGCGGTCTCTCTCTCTTTAGAAAGTTGCCTGCCCAGAGAGAGGTGCCGCCTGTGACCGGGATAAGACCCCGTAACCGCTCGGCCGCTCCGTCCCCAGCTGGCTAGGTGTGTACCTTGTGCACGTATTACGGGCAATGTTTAGATTGTCCTGGCATTATGACATTATGCCCTTATTGTGATGGGCGATTGCCCGGGCCGTATAGAATCGCTCAGTCTAGCTTGAGCGATATAAaccgatattttttattttataatattttaagtattcctAATCTTGTTTATCACTTTattaggttattattattggttagaATTGCATAAACTATATAACTGCATATCGTcacattaattgtttatttttacaatattttaatagaatctCGAAACGACAATAGTTGACGAAACAATAAGTCAATAGCTCAATTTCAATGCCCGATTTACTACGAGCAAAGTATACATAGACCGGGGCAGTTTAAACATTTCCCGAAAGTTAACTTTACCCATAACATATATACGTAAAACTCGTACAGTATTTATGTAcctttatttagtatttcttATGTCGGTGGTCTTCAAAGTTGTTGGACTCGCGACCCACTTTTTTAGGCCTACATTTTTCGTGACCCTGAAGCCGAAGCtaactataacattataaattaactccATCAATagccaataattaaaatttatttttataccttatattataattttataaacttaattttaaaaaagaagatTAATCGTAACCCAATTTTAAAGCTTACGGCGATCCAAAAATGGGTCGTGTCCCACCGATTGAAGATCACTGTCATAATAAGAATCTGTTTCATTGACAACGTGTaggcgtataataatagtattataatcagTCGATAGCAGGCGGATCAATGGAGGTGTATGTTTACTGTGTAGATAGACACGTACAATGTTACATAGTATGGACGGGGTGTCGCGCGTGTTTGTGTTTCGCTCGATCGGTAGGTGGTGGTAAGGCGGTGGTAGTATGTCGAGTCATCGGGTTTCCCGTGTATTTGACTGggctgtgataatattattcacgatCGCCATCATCTCAATTTTCTAAGCATATCTTTCGCCGTACAGTGTTTTACTCAACGATTTTCgtgaacatatatttttatattgttttccaTATATGTTCACGAGAAATATCTGACTTTTGTATTGCTTTTCACTGTCGTatctttttaagttaaatattgggtaaaatagttttatatttataaatatattttttttgaaaagctCGATGGTCTGAGTGGTAGACTATCGATTTTGCGGGCTACCTCTTGCTGATTTACTCCACGTATTCATTTGTCTAAACTTTAAGTActctttttgttaaaaatgtatcccGTGATTGATActtgcattttaaataaaaattattcattctaggtaacaattaaacaaaactaaaaacttaaaaacaaatagattttattttaaaaatgtgatgtGTTGGAAGTTAaaacaatgattaaaatatacatgtacatttttataaatggttaaaaGTACTtcaataaccttttttttcgcaaactattcaaatttaattttaagtaatgagtaatgacaaattaacaaagttcacttataaaaaaagtcaaatagaaattttatttttatgagatGAACTTTTTTTGATGATCTTATCTGAACTCACATTCAGTTCATCTGTTTAATTTCGTATGGTCATTCTAGtcctaaaattattgaaatttatttaatgcatcaaaaataaaatactagaaGATACTGGAAAAATTGATTCGTAACTGTGTTGTACCTAAATAGCCTATACAAAACGCCGCGcacttgtaataattattatttattatattgttgaattgTTTACTCGTGTATCCTGTTATATTCATGGAATACGTTCAAAAGTGtatcgttaaaaatatgtaccaaATAATCTAAGGTAATAATTACGACGAGATTAATCGTTTATTATTCtgtacaatgtattattatgtgagaGAATTAAAtgtacgaaaataaaaataaaaaggtttctatattttatttttaaactctcTTCCACTACATCACAGACTAATTTTACGCAATTATGAgtcagaaaaatgaaaaatatattatgtgttaatgTTGCTTATTGAATCACAacgatttgaataattttaatggtagccaatataatattggtctCCCGAAACCATaaaagtttaagaaaaaatatattattacctataaattacaGAGTTCAGAATATATATTGATGATGAAACGTTTAGGAATCCCTCTAAATTTATTCCTTCAttgcttttaattattttcaccgCTCTTTTTTCTGgaacaattattatggttattctattttattgtggttactatatgtataatatacattataattatatgcaatttatttttattggttggATGAACCACGTGGgtctttaatttcaatttgaaatgaaattgaattttcgttaacaattcaaacaatttgattgaatatttatgtacctatatcatactattttttaagttcaactcagtatcaaaattatatttatatagattatatatacatgtataactGCATCGACACGTAGGTTTTCCGTGACGTTATCAAAACGTCGTACaaaaggaaaaataatttattttaccattttttttttcatgatttaatatgcacgtttaataataataataataataataatatgatgacgaATACGCAATAcgacatacaataataatacgtacattcacatcatattttaatacaattcctACGCgacgatgatattatattaagtatatatttcgtGGTTTTTCAATAACGGAGCATTgcgatatcaatattatacgttgATGTTATTCGCGTAAAGCctgtaaagtataatatagctgCGGttgtgtgttataataatatatataatctcGTGTCTTCGCTACGCTCTCCCGCGTGCACACATTGAATCCGATCCGCGCACCAGACGACCaccgtgttttattttatatttttttatatcgaaATTAATCTGGATATTCAATTTTCCCTTTGttgttgtatatgtatacgcCACCGCAGTTATATAGCGCCCGACTACGCGTTAACGTCtgtatataaagttttaagtcGATCCGAATGGCTTATGCGGAACTGTCGGAAAAACATCTGTTCCCCGCGGTGTGTGCGGATTGTAAAAGCAACAGGATGATTGACGGTCTGAGGCGCACACTGcagttttataatgatatgctCGCTAAATCAATTTGCACACCCATTCGCGCGATGAAGATAAGCGGAGGAAATTGAAacggtgataataatatatagtgcacgtataataatatcacgctATGCGGTAGAATCATGTCGGTAATATCAAAAGTCGCggcaaaataattactattattatacggtgCTGCGGTTTCGCGGATCATAAGTCCCGAAACAAATGCATTTGGCGTGCACATCATCCCCGGCAATCGTTCAATTAAACTTTCGCCGTCGCGCCGGAAAAACACGGTGCAACTGCAAGCGTCGAAAACGTCAAATAACGAATTTTACCCTTACCGATTTTATCGTCCGATTCGTACTGTCATATAGTACATAAACTTTCAAAGGTTGTCCGTGGAAAATCAAATGCACGCAACGCAGCCAGCCCGTCgtcagtgtaatattatatattattatattattatattatgcattcgTACATCGGATAattcattgttatattaatttaaacgccATACACGCTCAGAAATGCACTTAGTGTAAAGTAGTATGGGTTATAGTGAGTGTATACTGTTCGCGGAGAAACTTTTTAAGCCGTCGCAGCAATATTCAATCAGCAATCAAACTCGTCAAACATACaatcgtgtattattattttcattgctttatataccatttattattttaactgtgaCGTGACGTTGATAGTAATTCAGTGCAGTTCGCATACCTAACTTACGGAGAATTTTGTGAAACGCTGTTTTTGAAAATCCGATATAAAGATGTATTTATGTACCAATAAACGGatgcgtataatatgtgtatatacctatgcaCTACGTCGAGTACgtcttttaattatgtataacaaataacgatgaatataatatatattaaaggtATACAAACATTACAAACGTATTAAAGATCAATATACAAGAAATATCTAAAGTTTGgataagaaaaagaaaaaggaGAAAGAGAAAGAGAAAGAGAAAgagtgtatatgtgtgtgtgtgtatgaatCCTGATTTCCTAATAtgaaaacgtatttatttttttttaacaataacttatattttatttttaacgttaactcaataatttttttattttgaatttattgctataaatactaaaaataaccaGCTTTTTGCCTCTTCAATATTGAaggttagatattattattaattatttttagatatttaagaaAACTTTCTCTAATATTATACCGATGGTCTAAAATACGCCCgtgactaaaaaataatacccaGGAAATTCTACAACTTTGAATAGTATAGTAATTTTGTTATGAGTTTAATACCATATGTActtaatacacatatacatgACTCATATAATAGGACTTATGAATGGTAAaactaaattacttatttttgattgcgataaaataattttttatgtgaaaataGCGATGTGTCTATAAAGTATTGTGATATACAACACTGatttcgaataaaaaaaaaacatttaaatatcataatttataacttatatctGCATTTccgaaatttaaactttttgaatCATGTCActgttatttctaaatttaaatatttatacattatttagacttattttttgattttgattcctgtttttaatattattcaatttaatacactgccaaataaataaataaccatgtgacaaaaataaaattcttggTTTTCGACGAAtggttgtaaaataataataataattattaataattataaataacctgCGATGGTTAAGATTTTCACGCAAAACTGCacatatttgcatttttagaCAATTCTACGtccaattataatgttttggcAGAACAATAATTACGCTGCGCcacttttaattgaaatttgaacgactcttttatttttaattgattgggGGACTGCAGAGTTCTGCAGCTCTATCATTTAACGTtggttttaaacatattttcccTCAGATATTCTGTCTAGAGTTTTAAAAactgtcaattttttttgtacttctcTTACAGACACTCGTCGAATTCAATTATACTCCAATCACgattttttacaattgaatacaaattttaaagttgtaaATCTAATGATAACAACATATTAAATCTGTTGGCGATGGgccaaacataatattatagcatattCTGTACGTCAtaacaaatttgatttttataataatatttatcattttttttttaacctgacTCCCTGTGAAAGGAAATCCTGGCTACTTCCCTTACGATGGAgtgcaattaataatatgtttatcctGTTCTTAACGGAGTCctatttacacatataaattaataaaatacatgttacCTACTCTGGacactgaaattatttttttaaatataacacttatatcattataatataaaatattatatattattatttgtgttataaaattacttccgacgaatattttaataagctgTTTGCTTGTATTACTTGGCTTAAAAAAAAGCATGCCATTGAATGTTTTATCGCGTTTTTTCACGTTATTGCAAGGTAGTCAAACAACGACTGAAAGTAAtagactttgaaaaaaaatcgaaattgtCTTGATTTCGATTAAAGTACGTCGACAGTAGTTAGTCGagcacgatattatattatagtcatattaaGTCGCTCTCGCGCGCACGTCGAAACAATCGCGTAGACCAATCGCCGTCTCGGCATACAGCACTCGCCAAGTGCAGTTACAACGAGTAAAGGCCTTAAAAATAACCACGAAATCCTTTTACTTTGCAGGGCAACTGGACCAGATCGCCGAGGAGGTGTACGACACGAACCTCAGGATCCGCGTGTTGCAGAGCGAAAACACGACCACGGCCGCCGTGTCATCGCACTTGTCGGCTGCAGCCACtgctgcggcggcggcggccggaCTTCAAAACGTGCTTGTCAAGTACCGGTTGGACTTCGACAACAGCGCGTACATGGACCAGCACGCGGCCGTGCACACGTTCGACCGAAGTCTACAGCTCCCGTCCATACCCATTGGGTTGCTGCTCCGGCTCTTCCCGTTCGGCGTCGTCATCGACCAGGACATACGCATCATGGACGCCGGCGAGAAGCTGCTCAGCGTGTGGGGCGCGTCCACCGCCGACGAAGTCCGTGGCCACCTGTTGGTTCAACACTTGGTGCTCAGGCGACCCAGGGACATACCGTTTACGTGGACAAAcgtgagtacctatatatagtacaCTCGAACACTTAATAGTCAACGTCAGCCCAGGGCCGGTCTCATGGAACTATGCAACCCTGGCTGGCAAAATTAATGCACCCTCTCTAGTTTAAGTGGAGTATATGATTAGGTCATGTCTGTGACAGTTATGGTTTTTCTcacttttagaatttttttttactattgaataactataattattaggaaACATGTTGGCataacgtgtataatatacacttaaaataaattctaacatgatcGACTTTTAAATTGTCCGGGATCTAAACCATAGATCACTAATATAAATGATCGAAcccttttttttcatttcgtgaatataatatatactactatatactACCACTGCAGAATAAATCTCTAACATCTTTGGGCAGTCACCTATCGATCTGATCTCGTCACTTGTGCCTTAAATTATGCActcattatttgttaaaaaaaaaaaaattacctagtgcatgtttaattattctacGCGAATGTAGACGGGTACGTGATGACTTTTGAATATTTGgggatatttaattttaaacttgctTACTTTTTCACTTTTATACTGCAAATTTGTACAGATTTTTccgaattattatttgatcgcactcatattatactgttatatttgAAAAGGATAGATTTTTTCGCGAGGTATTTGTGGGAGAATTCCATGacaatattatcaacatttcGAATTGCAAACGAAAACCTTTGAGTTTGTACgcgtatattaatttatttttgagtacATTTAGTGAACGCtactaatattcataaaattattatttctgtataaaatgtaaaatgtgatttatttaatacttctattataagaaaaaacgtTAACAAAACGACTACaacttaatagtatattatattatataacactataGCAGCACGTTTTCAAATATCTTTTAAAGCGGTTTTACcgcataatataagtaatactaTTGCGGTCGACAGTAAAACATAAGTTACTTACGATTTTATAAACTCGATTCACTCAatgttattaggtataaaaatatactgtcACTATAtcaacaaagaaaaaaaaatgagaaaatttaataaggtATACAGTTATTTTAGTACATCTAACGGAATTCACAACTTTACGATAACTCACCCCTCAATATAACTTAAAGTTACATACAATCATgagttttcaaacaaaatatccAGCAGTGAATTATTTGAACGTATTTTTTACAagacatttttcttttgaactttggaaaaaaaacaagaactAAGAAATTCAATTTCTAACTTTGTCCTTTTTAAACCAATGAcaccacttaaaaaaaatacaccttATTACgtgcgttatttttttttcgtaaaataagTTTTCCACTTTTTTGCTTTTGCTGTTTTTCGGTAAACACACGCATCTTATACATAATTCaatatggttatattatatttgactgCCAATATTGTACAGTTCGATTGATGTTAAATCGgaataaaaaatctttgaaaCGCGTTGAATTTGACGGGTTTTTTTCCGAATAACGAATCGTTTGAAACTAGCGCCAGAGATGATTACGTAGACTTTTtagagtaatattttttaacattcgtTTTTGCTTCTACGAAAATAGTTTCAATCTATGTTATGATTTatggtaaacaaaaaaatggtaaCCATAAATCcgactatataatttttattttttaattaaatgacatTATTTGTCAAACgtgtcaaatattatttctataatatatgactatagtatatttagattcatatataatataactagctGACCCCTTGCACTTCATTTtccgttaaaaatgccaattctataatatgattcaaactttgattaatttgttatttaatattcggtttaaaggtgttcaaaacttagacatttttattgacgATTTTGAAtctcaaaaaaattgtgcaaGCGCTACTTTAAAAtgctaattttataaaatactttcttATTGCACATTAAATTTCATCATACTCCATGTTTATCAGTTAGTGAATTGATCAGGTTATATTATGCCATTAAGGTTGGCTTTGCCCGTGATGGTGGATTGCggaccccgcgagatgtgtaCGTAAGTTTATGATTTCTAACCCTTgagtttcaaagttatttaAGTACTTTTACTACGATGGATaagatacaataatgtgctatctcgtgatttttatatagtttgtaaAACGATttgacttaatattttatctattcattttatatattttatttttatttttataaatagttggtATAACAACCTaacttcttttatttttaattttttttaccgatttcaatctttaaaatcaaaattttgaaaatcggGTGACATGGTGACTCTTAGGAAGGTATTTGGAACAATTctgcgaaaaaaaaattggaaaaaagttaaatgaCGTCGTCATAAAATGGGTACATAAAAATGGCCtgttcttttatatatatatatatttaaggataaggattataatattatataaacagttttaataCGTTAGGTACTTATACGTGACCTGTCGAAATGATAACCGGCTTCCGAAACAGTGGATTCACGAAAATGACACGAAACGaattaaaaacgataattatcattttccgacattaacatataaattgcATGTCGAGGTAACCCGACGGCCTGACGAAAACGATTCAAGTACACCGTTGCGATGACGTGATGAAAACTGACGACTCAGATTCGACACATGACGTCAGTGCCGCGATcctgacataataatatttatgaagtaATTTATTGTGAAATTCAGTAGTCAGTCGGGTAGCTTTCAAGGGaggattttcattaaaaaaaaaactgaccatacataatatgttataaaatgttatattttttattgcaagaCTTTAGAGAGCTCGTGATAATTGTAGGGTGGCGGTGGTCGTGTCGCAGATGGGGTTGATCGGTTAGGTGATTAGAATAGATTCGATTTAGTTGTCAAGtttatcgaaataataataatgctttaTTCGTTTCGACGTGCGTTTAATAGGTATGTCGTACTGACGCCACTCTAATCGTGATTTTTCACGTCATCGCGGCGGTGTGCGTCGTGCGTTTATAAACCTTTTTTGACGTGGAATGACTTTCTGTTCGACCCGttgaatatgttttaattataaaatactaaaacgcGTGCACACTAGCCGGAGCGACATAACTTTtatgatagtattataatatacgaatattgATGAGATTACTACGttattacaatgataatagTGACTGTTAAACACATGATTTGATACACTAGAAAAGgagagataatattatataatcataattttgccCTAagcaaatagtattaaatttaatacggttataaatattacattttgtcaTTCGGTGGAGTTCAAAAAAAGTCGTCTTGTCACCCACAAAATCGTCAAGGCAATGAAACACGAAATTGTAAAAGcataacattgttattttatcgataattTATCACAGTCAGACtacaaattaatactaattagtaattattaatcatattgttGATTTGAATAATTGGTGGGTAGTATTTTTGCTAGTACGGCACCATTTccttaatttgaaaataatattatatattatttacctatacattatacatattacctatactaccCAAGTGACGGCGAATAACGTTTCTGGAATTTCTGAATAGTTCGAGTCGATTACGATAATGATTTTCCTAGTCATCGAGCAATTCTATATAGACggtggtaataatatatacgtttcaGTGTATCTACTGCGCTGCAAATCGTTGCCCGAAACGTCTGTGAAATGACCGAAATACCCAAAACAGTATTCAATATAATGACACcgatttaatatgattattacgCTCCAGTGCAGCGGCGCAATATCGTACACAACTATTATGCTGTAGTTTGTGGACGATTAACCCAACGTTACTCcggacaatattattacatgtgCAATCAcgcatatatgtatacatagttGCTAAGTTCGATCCACATCCGAATCTAAATATAATGCAGCACTGTCTGTAGATTTTCCATCAATGTCTTTCCACGATCACGTGCAATTTTCGCGAAAAATCGTTTTCCATTAACAACGACTACGTCCGTTAGTcccaaaattatatacctttgtataatggtaggtatattgtatactgttgtagtgtgtataatacatttacacaCTTTTATATCTTACaagataaatttgatttattttttatgcacgGTTGAGTATCGAACTCAAAATCTTGCATCAtatctatagttatttattatttagatgaaATTGAACGAGAATAAATTAACGTTTAgctacagtattattatacatttgtacataTGTGTATTCTAAACTTTGAGATTCATAGTAcacttctataatttataaatataattactatacaatTAACGAATTTTTGCacaaagattaaaattaattattaaaatttatgatttattgttttttgtgattctcaatatgtgtatttaaatgacaacagattttttcttttttcattaatttattaattttcaaattttcaaaaaaagtacatgtttataatagtggtttgtagttcaaaatttatGAAACTAATAGAACTCTAACTGTACAACAAATAAACTATTGTTTGAtgtgtaaacaatatttagagtgccatattacatagtattttgaggtcaataaatttataataagtaatgtatatgaaaataacgATAGACTGTGTTAATGAATGGACaggttataatatgatgtaaatgtagtataacataaaatttaagtaaaataatattcatataaacaaatataatatagaagtcactaaaagtaattaaatacttgCAGTGAGCTTTGTTTGAACATTAAATTGTAAGCCAAATGATTCGTTTGTTGGAGTTTGAACCATTAAGTAAACTGAACGATCTAAAAGCTTTTAAATTGAAGAAAACATTTTCCGAAACAGCCAATACGCAATGATGTATATagtcatacatacatattaatcgTAAAGGGATGTGTCTggaagaaaatatttcatataaagtattacagaatattttgtgccacaaaaattaaatcgatttttataaaaggacttattcaataattaaaaactaatgctaatattattttagtaacagaaataactcaaatttaactttttgtcatatcatatcattagaaattatactatataaatataaatatgagtgtTGTAAGTTTGTTACAATACGTAAtgctaaaacattttaaagttttaacatgattttttttttatgaaatattttttagttgatgTATTTGGCATCTGTGACCTTTGAACTTGAAGTGCTACGTGGAACACATGCCACGATGCCCGAAAAAAAACTTAGTTCAACAaaaggagaaaaaaaatcagtgaGTCCGTTGCCAGCCACCTTGGACAGAAGGGGAAGTTATGGGTCACGGAGTATACTTCTCAAAGGACAAATGAGACACTTCAAAGAGATTGACGTGGTCGTATTCTTATGCAGTCCCGTgtgagtaaattaaaaatctatttttttttttgacaaactgacttagttttttatttattctctaGAGATGTtctccaaaaaaatattagtattataagaattgtatattacataaaatgttaaaaaatgcttgaatacaaaaaaagcGATTGTTTATGaacgaaaaatttaaatatctaataaatcgTCTAACTATTAGATAACGTATTCACTATTCATATTGTTAATGACGAgattctataattaatttgatactggtacaaaatattttcgtttgatatgttagataatataataatttaatttatgaatgatctttagaaattatataatattattttgtaactactcaattacttttatataggtacattaattacaataatataagacatattataaaaagtcatTTTTTTGTAGTGCTTGAGAAGTGTCCTGTGGTAATACAAATCACCATTGtcatattctattaaaaatatctcaataattaaaaaatatgattttaataggtttgtttaaaaattccaaaaataatattttgaataa
The DNA window shown above is from Aphis gossypii isolate Hap1 chromosome 2, ASM2018417v2, whole genome shotgun sequence and carries:
- the LOC114129667 gene encoding soluble guanylate cyclase 89Db-like isoform X2, which gives rise to MPELAAAAAQLLTDPTDGRGANVEPTAEGFMRYFGRCFVRFFSNLGYDAPIRATGRYFCEFLKNVDNLHLQMRFAYPKMKSPSMYMSHVDRHGCVLVYRSTRRGFTQYFMGQLDQIAEEVYDTNLRIRVLQSENTTTAAVSSHLSAAATAAAAAAGLQNVLVKYRLDFDNSAYMDQHAAVHTFDRSLQLPSIPIGLLLRLFPFGVVIDQDIRIMDAGEKLLSVWGASTADEVRGHLLVQHLVLRRPRDIPFTWTNLMYLASVTFELEVLRGTHATMPEKKLSSTKGEKKSVSPLPATLDRRGSYGSRSILLKGQMRHFKEIDVVVFLCSPVVNNLDELQAMSLFMNDLNLHGLSRELVLAGWQHCSRLELMFERAEQWSQDLEDNYEQLDKWKRKGDSLLYSMLPRSVADQLQNEQSTMNTCKAFNLISVMFCEVEGLRPQATIKGVMDVVECMNTVFSCFDSLTDRFNVYKVETVNQVYMAVSGAPEYTREHARNVTDLSLEFAENIRDLQFPCNIQIQIKIGIHSGPVVAGVVGMKVPRYCLFGDTVNTASRMQTTSQPGKIHISIKTKRLLPQNMYKLTSRGLVTVKGKGKMETFWVERKPRSPQAEKRHSV
- the LOC114129667 gene encoding soluble guanylate cyclase 89Db-like isoform X1 — its product is MYGMLLESVQHFIQLEYGESAWREVVRLARCKWYVFNTHQIYPDGLMPELAAAAAQLLTDPTDGRGANVEPTAEGFMRYFGRCFVRFFSNLGYDAPIRATGRYFCEFLKNVDNLHLQMRFAYPKMKSPSMYMSHVDRHGCVLVYRSTRRGFTQYFMGQLDQIAEEVYDTNLRIRVLQSENTTTAAVSSHLSAAATAAAAAAGLQNVLVKYRLDFDNSAYMDQHAAVHTFDRSLQLPSIPIGLLLRLFPFGVVIDQDIRIMDAGEKLLSVWGASTADEVRGHLLVQHLVLRRPRDIPFTWTNLMYLASVTFELEVLRGTHATMPEKKLSSTKGEKKSVSPLPATLDRRGSYGSRSILLKGQMRHFKEIDVVVFLCSPVVNNLDELQAMSLFMNDLNLHGLSRELVLAGWQHCSRLELMFERAEQWSQDLEDNYEQLDKWKRKGDSLLYSMLPRSVADQLQNEQSTMNTCKAFNLISVMFCEVEGLRPQATIKGVMDVVECMNTVFSCFDSLTDRFNVYKVETVNQVYMAVSGAPEYTREHARNVTDLSLEFAENIRDLQFPCNIQIQIKIGIHSGPVVAGVVGMKVPRYCLFGDTVNTASRMQTTSQPGKIHISIKTKRLLPQNMYKLTSRGLVTVKGKGKMETFWVERKPRSPQAEKRHSV